Proteins from a single region of Apium graveolens cultivar Ventura chromosome 7, ASM990537v1, whole genome shotgun sequence:
- the LOC141673225 gene encoding secreted RxLR effector protein 161-like, whose protein sequence is MWECNPAKFPMDPKENFGKDEGGKRVDVTEFKSMIGGLCYLVHTRPDIAYSVGIVSRYMEKPTVIHQLAAKRILHYVMGTLNYGLLYVKGSGSELLIGYSNSDHVGQVDDRRSTRVMVFYLNEGFVTWASQK, encoded by the coding sequence ATGTGGGAGTGTAATCCTGCCAAATTTCCCATGGATCCTAAGGAAAATTTTGGAAAGGATGAAGGAGGGAAGCGTGTGGATGTTACTGAGTTTAAATCGATGATTGGTGGTCTTTGCTATCTGGTCCATACGCGACCTGATATCGCGTACTCAGTTGGTATTGTTAGCCGATACATGGAAAAGCCCACTGTTATACATCAATTGGCTGCAAAACGTATTTTACATTATGTTATGGGTACATTGAATTATGGTCTACTTTATGTAAAGGGGAGTGGAAGTGAGTTATTAATTGGATACTCGAATAGTGATCATGTTGGTCAGGTTGATGACAGAAGGAGTACACGGGTGATGGTATTTTATCTAAATGAAGGATTTGTTACATGGGCCTCACAGAAGTAG